CCCCCACCTGCGCGGCAGGGCGAGGCGGACAAGGAACGGCGCGTCCCCGGTCAGTCCCAGGCGGAAGGGGTGAAGGAGGAAACGGGGACCTCCACCGCCCGCCCCACGCCTGAGCGCGAGACGGAGGGCGAACCGGAGAGCCTGCCCCAGCTTCTCACCGCCCGCCTGAGTCCGAACGCGGGGACAGGAGGCCGGGTGGACGCGCCGGGCGACGACCTGCCGGAGCTGCTGCGGGCGGCGGGGACACTGGTGCGGGCCGTGGAACTGGGGCGGGCCCGGCGGCTGACGCCCCAGACACGCGGCCCCAGGCTGGACGCGCGGCGCACCCTGCGGGCAGCCGCTCGGACGGCGGGCGATCCCATCCGGCTGCGCTGGCTGGGCCGCCCCCGCCGTGCTCCCCGCTTCCTGCTGGTGCTGGACGGCAGCCGCAGCATGGGCCAGAGTGCGGCGCTGCTGCTGCGCTTTGCCTTTGCCCTGCACCTGCGGGCGCGGCGGGTGGAGGTCTACGCCTTCAGCACCGGCCTCACGCGCCTGACGCCCCTGCTGCGCGCGGCGGGGCCCGGCGAAGCCCTGCGCCTCCCCGACCTGGGTGATGCCTGGGGCGGCGGCACCCGCATCGGGGAAAACCTGCTGCGGCTGGCCCGCGAGGAACGCGCCCGCGTGAACCGTGACACGGTGGTCCTGATTCTCAGCGACGGCCTCGACACCGGTGACCCGGAGGTGCTGTCCCGCGCCCTGCGTGACCTGGCCGCACGGGCGGGCCTGCTGGTCTGGCTCTCGCCGCTGGCCGCCCTGTCCGGTTACCAGCCCATCCAGCGGGCGGTGCGGGCCGCCCTGCCGCATCTGGACGCCTTTCTGCCCGCCGGGGGAACAGGCGACCTGGCCGCGCTGGGACGGCGGCTGCGGGGCAAGTCCTAAGTGCCTTTCTTAACGGCTAACCCCTAACTCCTGCCCAGGGGTTAGGGAATATTCAAGCCCCTGGTAGATCACCCTGGATTGTAGGATGAAGGCTCAATGAATAAAACCCCGTAAGAGTCCTCACATCCTGCACAGGGATGCTGATGGGGCCAGAGCGGGTGCGCCCTGTGGCAAAGGAGCAGATCATGCCAGATCAAACCCCGCTTCAGGTCGGCTGGGACATGACCGAGCCACGTGCTGCCCTCTCTGCGTTCCTGGGCACCTTGCCCACCACGCCGCGACTCCTGGCCCTGGGGGAACCGACTCATGGCCTTGACGCCTTCCCTGCCTGGCGCAACCGTATCTTCCGCACGCTGGTCGAGGATCACGGCTTCCGTTCCATCGCCCTTGAAAGTGACATCATCGCTGGCCTGCGGGTGAATGCCTCCGTCACAGCGGGCCCAGAACCGGTGGATGAAGTCATGCAAACAGGCTTCAGCCACGGCTTCGGCGCCATAAAGGCCAACCGGGCACTGGCCGAGTGGATGAGGGACTTCAATGCGGGCCGCGAACCCGAGGGCCACCTGCGCTTCTATGGCTTCGACGCGCCCCTGGAAAATCTGTGGGCGGCCAGTCCCCGTGTCAGCCTGCTCGCCCTGCACGCTTTCCTGACCACGCATCTGGGCGGGTTACCCGTGGACACGACTACCCTGGAACACCTCTGTGGTGAAGACGCCCGCTGGACCAACCCGGCGGCCGCCCTGGATGCGGCGCAATCCATCGGCAACAGCGACGAGGCACGGCAACTCCGGCTCCTGGCCGACAACCTTTCCAGCCTCTTGCAAACCGAAACGCCGGGACTGGCCGCGCAACCAGATTTCTGGGAAGCGCAGTTGCACGCCCGCACGGCGACCGGCCTCCTTCGTTATCATGCCGTGATCGCCGATCCCGCACCCACCCGCGTGGCGCGAATGCTGTCGCTGCGTGACCTGATGATGGCCGACAATCTCAGCGCCATTGCCGAGCGTGAACAGGAGCGGGGGCCGACACTCGTGTTCGCCCATAACGCCCACCTGCAACGTCAGATCAGCGCGATGAAGGTGAGAGGCAGGCGCCTGGAGTGGTGGAGTGCCGGGGCGCACGTCAGCACCCGTCTCGGCCAGCAATACGCCTTCATTGCCAGTGACCTCGGCACAGCGCCCGAAAAAGGCATTGGGGAACCGGCCCTGGACACGTTGGAAGGCGCTCTGATGCAGCTCGCCTTTCCGGTCACGCTTTGCCGCTCCCAGAAATTGGCCGCTGCACTGCCGGAATCCCTGGCAAAGAGAGCGGACGTTCCTCTTCAGGCCGGTTACTTCCCCCTTGGAGGGCAACACTTACGCCTCACGGACGGCGTACTCTTCATAAAGAACGTGACGAACTGAGCAGGTCAAGGTCGCGTTCCAAATGGGCGAAGGCTGGTGCCGAGGCAGGCACCGGGGCGGGTCAGGCAACGCCGGAACCGTCCGGAACGACTCCTGCCCACTCCCTCCCCCTCACCGGTCCAGCCGGAAAATCCGCATGTCCGGCACCGCCCGCCCCAGGATGTGCTCCGTCAGCATCCGCGCCGCCTGCACGCTGTAGGTAATGCCGTTTCCCCCATACCCCAGCGCGAACAGCAGACACGGACTGCCCGGCTTCGGCCCGATGAACGCCAGCCCGTCCTGCGTCTCCCCGAAGGTGCCCGCCCACGCGAAGGCGACTTCCGTCTTCAGATAAGGGAAGAGTTGTTCCAGCCTGCCTTCCAGACGGCGCTGTTTGTCCGGCAGCACCCGCTCACGGCGGGCGGGGTTGTCGTGGTCGTCGTCCTCCCCGCCGATCAGGATGCGGCCGTCAGAGGTGGTGCGGGCATAGAGGTAAGGGCGGGCAGTTTCCCAGATCAGGCACCCGGTCGGCCAGGGCTGCTGTCCCCCGGCGAGCGGTTCGGTCACCAGCGCGTAGGTGTCCTTGAGCTGCGCCAGCCGCCTGCCAGCAAAACGTTCCGCCTCATACCCCGCCGCCACAATCACATATCTGGCCTGGACGCGGGCCGCGCGGCTCGTGTGGGCCGTGTACCCGCTGGCGCTCTCGTCGAGGTGCGTGACCTCGGTGCGGTCGTGAATGCGCGCGCCCCGCGCCTGGGCCCGCCAGAGCAGGTGCTGCGCGAGGCGGTAGGGGTCCACCTCCGCGCCCGCCGGGCTGAAGAGGGCGGCGGGCGCGGTGAGGCCAAAGCGTTCCTTCACCTCCTCCGCACCCAGAAATTCCACCTCCAGCCCGGCGCGGGTGCGGGCGGCGTGTTCCTCCCGCAGCATCCGCGCGTCCTCGGGGTTGGAAGCGTAGTAGAGGCTGCCGGGCCGGGCAAAGCCGCAGTCGTCCGGCAGCTCGCGTGTGAGTGCCCCGATCTGGTCGATGGCCTCCCGGCAGAGCTGGTAGGCCCTCTCGGCGTCGTGCTGACCGATCATGCGCGTCAGGTCCACCAGATTGGTGTCGATCTCGTATTGCAACAGGGCCGTGCTGGCGCTGGTGCTGCCGAAGGCGGCGTCGCGGCGGTCCAGCACCACCACGTCCAGCCCCGCCCCCGTCAGCGCGTCGGCCAGCAGCGCCCCGGTGATGCCCGCGCCGATCACCAGCACGTCGGCACGTTCGTCCGCCAGCAGGGGCGGATAGGTGTGCATCAGGCCGTTCTTG
The window above is part of the Deinococcus metallilatus genome. Proteins encoded here:
- a CDS encoding vWA domain-containing protein, producing the protein MTVPAPADLSARMAAFVAHLRASHGFRVGPGEATAALQALDAVDLGQPREVRDALRAVLTARREEVPVFDAAFDTFFRLPGAPPPPRLPPLLPRTDAPLPPPPPARQGEADKERRVPGQSQAEGVKEETGTSTARPTPERETEGEPESLPQLLTARLSPNAGTGGRVDAPGDDLPELLRAAGTLVRAVELGRARRLTPQTRGPRLDARRTLRAAARTAGDPIRLRWLGRPRRAPRFLLVLDGSRSMGQSAALLLRFAFALHLRARRVEVYAFSTGLTRLTPLLRAAGPGEALRLPDLGDAWGGGTRIGENLLRLAREERARVNRDTVVLILSDGLDTGDPEVLSRALRDLAARAGLLVWLSPLAALSGYQPIQRAVRAALPHLDAFLPAGGTGDLAALGRRLRGKS
- a CDS encoding erythromycin esterase family protein, with the protein product MLMGPERVRPVAKEQIMPDQTPLQVGWDMTEPRAALSAFLGTLPTTPRLLALGEPTHGLDAFPAWRNRIFRTLVEDHGFRSIALESDIIAGLRVNASVTAGPEPVDEVMQTGFSHGFGAIKANRALAEWMRDFNAGREPEGHLRFYGFDAPLENLWAASPRVSLLALHAFLTTHLGGLPVDTTTLEHLCGEDARWTNPAAALDAAQSIGNSDEARQLRLLADNLSSLLQTETPGLAAQPDFWEAQLHARTATGLLRYHAVIADPAPTRVARMLSLRDLMMADNLSAIAEREQERGPTLVFAHNAHLQRQISAMKVRGRRLEWWSAGAHVSTRLGQQYAFIASDLGTAPEKGIGEPALDTLEGALMQLAFPVTLCRSQKLAAALPESLAKRADVPLQAGYFPLGGQHLRLTDGVLFIKNVTN
- a CDS encoding NAD(P)/FAD-dependent oxidoreductase, with translation MDLRSGTAFWPLKNGLMHTYPPLLADERADVLVIGAGITGALLADALTGAGLDVVVLDRRDAAFGSTSASTALLQYEIDTNLVDLTRMIGQHDAERAYQLCREAIDQIGALTRELPDDCGFARPGSLYYASNPEDARMLREEHAARTRAGLEVEFLGAEEVKERFGLTAPAALFSPAGAEVDPYRLAQHLLWRAQARGARIHDRTEVTHLDESASGYTAHTSRAARVQARYVIVAAGYEAERFAGRRLAQLKDTYALVTEPLAGGQQPWPTGCLIWETARPYLYARTTSDGRILIGGEDDDHDNPARRERVLPDKQRRLEGRLEQLFPYLKTEVAFAWAGTFGETQDGLAFIGPKPGSPCLLFALGYGGNGITYSVQAARMLTEHILGRAVPDMRIFRLDR